A region from the Marinobacter sp. SS13-12 genome encodes:
- a CDS encoding histone deacetylase family protein — protein sequence MKTVFSPLHNRRTATTELDGGILIAPHEKPSRAETILSRVIQEQLGEVLQTQEFGLAPVLRVHTQDYVDFLRTSWADWTAEGKPGEAIPAVWPGRGMRHRVPKDIDGRLGYYSFAAETSITEGTWDAACASANVALTAQALVANGEPAAFALCRPPGHHAHADLFGGYCFFNNAAITAQAFRDQGARRVAVLDVDFHHGNGTQSIFYQRDDVMTISLHGDPDLVFPHFLGFEDETGEGPGEGFNLNLVYPPGTPFSVWREGLETACARIAAWQPDALVIALGVDTFEDDPISFFKLTSADYLLMGERLGKLNLPTLFTMEGGYDVDAIGVNVVNVLKGFERARL from the coding sequence CACAACCGCCGCACGGCCACAACAGAGCTCGACGGCGGCATTCTGATCGCGCCCCATGAGAAGCCGTCGCGCGCCGAGACCATACTGAGCCGGGTGATACAGGAACAGCTGGGAGAGGTTCTGCAAACCCAGGAGTTCGGCCTGGCCCCGGTACTCCGCGTGCATACCCAAGACTACGTGGACTTCCTCAGGACGAGCTGGGCAGACTGGACGGCCGAGGGCAAGCCCGGTGAAGCCATTCCAGCGGTCTGGCCCGGCCGCGGCATGCGGCACCGGGTACCGAAAGACATCGATGGCCGCCTGGGTTACTACAGCTTCGCCGCCGAAACCTCCATTACCGAAGGCACCTGGGATGCCGCCTGTGCTTCTGCCAATGTCGCGCTGACCGCACAGGCGCTGGTGGCCAACGGCGAACCCGCCGCCTTCGCACTGTGCCGGCCCCCCGGGCACCATGCCCACGCGGATCTGTTCGGCGGCTACTGCTTCTTCAACAACGCCGCCATAACCGCCCAGGCCTTTCGGGATCAGGGTGCCCGCCGGGTGGCGGTGCTGGATGTGGACTTCCACCACGGCAATGGCACCCAAAGCATTTTCTACCAGCGTGACGACGTGATGACCATCAGCCTGCACGGCGACCCGGATCTGGTGTTTCCTCATTTTCTGGGGTTTGAAGATGAAACCGGCGAAGGTCCTGGCGAGGGCTTCAACCTCAACCTTGTCTATCCGCCCGGCACGCCCTTCAGTGTCTGGCGCGAGGGGCTGGAGACCGCCTGTGCCAGGATCGCAGCCTGGCAGCCAGATGCCCTGGTGATTGCCCTGGGCGTGGACACCTTCGAGGACGACCCGATTTCTTTCTTCAAACTGACATCCGCAGACTACCTGTTGATGGGGGAGCGGCTGGGCAAACTGAACCTGCCAACGCTGTTCACCATGGAAGGCGGTTACGATGTGGATGCCATTGGTGTGAATGTGGTGAACGTGCTGAAAGGGTTCGAACGAGCCCGGCTATGA